The Pseudomonas sp. G2-4 genome window below encodes:
- a CDS encoding sarcosine oxidase subunit alpha, protein MSQINRLSNGGRIDRNKVLSFTFNGQTYKGFEGDSLAAALLANGVDIIGRSFKYSRPRGIFAAGAEEPNAVLQIGATEATQIPNVRATQQALYQGLVATSTNGWPNVNNDMMGILGKVGGKLMPPGFYYKTFMYPQSFWMTYEKYIRKAAGLGRSPTENDPDTYDYMNRHCDVLIVGAGPAGLAAALAAARSGARVILADEQEEFGGSLLDSRESLDGKPATEWVAAVIAELKSMPEVVLLPRATVNGYHDHNFLTIHERLTDHLGDRAPIGQVRQRINRVRAKRVVLATGACERPLVYGNNDVPGNMLAGAVSTYVRRYGVAPGKKLVLSTNNDHAYRVALDWIDASLQVVAIADARANPRGALVEEARAKGIRILTGSAVVEARGSKRVTGARIAAIDVKAHKVTSPGEWLDCDLVATSGGYSPVVHLASHLGGKPIWREDILGFVPGEAPQKRVCVGGVNGVYSLGDTLADGFEGGVRAASEAGFKAVEGVLPKALSRHEEPTLALFQVPHEKTTARAPKQFVDLQNDVTAAAIELATREGFESVEHVKRYTALGFGTDQGKLGNVNGLAIAARSLNVSIPQMGTTMFRPNYTPVTFGAVAGRHCGHIFEPVRFTALHAWHVKNGAEFEDVGQWKRPWYFPKNGEDLHAAVKRECKAVRDSVGLLDASTLGKIDIQGPDAREFLNRVYTNAWTKLDVGKARYGLMCKEDGMVFDDGVTACLADNHFLMTTTTGGAARVLQWLEIYHQTEWPDLKVYFTSVTDHWATMTLSGPNSRKLLSEVTDIDLDKDAFPFMTWKEGQVGGVPARVFRISFTGELSYEINVQADYAMGVLEQIVEAGKKYNLTPYGTETMHVLRAEKGFIIVGQDTDSSMTPDDLNMGWCVGRTKPFSWIGWRGMNREDCVREDRKQLVGLKPIDPNVWLPEGAQLVFNTKQAIPMTMVGHVTSSYAHNSLGYSFAMGVVKGGLKRMGERVFAPLADGSVIEAEIVSSVFFDPKGDRQNI, encoded by the coding sequence ATGAGCCAGATCAATCGCCTGTCCAACGGCGGACGGATCGACCGCAACAAAGTGCTGAGCTTTACTTTCAACGGCCAGACCTACAAAGGCTTTGAGGGCGATTCCCTGGCCGCTGCATTGCTGGCCAACGGCGTCGACATCATTGGTCGCAGCTTCAAGTATTCCCGTCCGCGCGGCATCTTCGCCGCCGGCGCCGAAGAGCCGAACGCGGTGCTGCAGATCGGTGCCACCGAAGCCACGCAGATCCCTAACGTGCGCGCCACGCAACAGGCGCTGTATCAAGGTTTGGTCGCCACCAGCACCAACGGCTGGCCGAACGTGAACAACGACATGATGGGCATTCTCGGCAAGGTCGGCGGCAAGCTGATGCCGCCGGGCTTCTACTACAAAACCTTCATGTACCCGCAATCGTTCTGGATGACGTACGAGAAGTACATCCGTAAGGCCGCCGGCCTGGGTCGCTCGCCGACCGAGAACGATCCGGACACCTACGACTATATGAACCGTCACTGCGACGTGCTGATCGTCGGTGCTGGCCCTGCTGGTTTGGCCGCCGCACTGGCCGCGGCCCGTAGCGGTGCGCGCGTCATCCTGGCCGACGAGCAGGAAGAGTTCGGCGGCAGCCTGCTTGATTCCCGCGAGAGCCTGGACGGCAAGCCGGCGACCGAATGGGTCGCGGCGGTGATCGCTGAACTGAAATCGATGCCCGAAGTGGTGCTGCTGCCTCGCGCCACGGTGAACGGTTACCACGACCATAACTTCCTGACCATTCATGAGCGCCTCACCGACCACCTCGGTGACCGTGCGCCGATTGGCCAGGTCCGCCAGCGCATCAACCGTGTCCGCGCCAAACGCGTGGTGCTGGCGACCGGTGCCTGCGAACGGCCACTGGTCTACGGCAACAACGACGTGCCGGGCAACATGCTGGCCGGCGCAGTGTCCACCTACGTGCGCCGCTACGGCGTGGCACCGGGCAAGAAGCTGGTGTTGAGCACCAACAACGACCACGCCTATCGCGTGGCCCTGGACTGGATCGACGCCAGCCTGCAAGTGGTGGCTATCGCCGACGCCCGCGCCAACCCTCGCGGTGCGCTGGTAGAAGAGGCGCGTGCCAAAGGCATCCGCATCCTCACCGGCAGCGCCGTGGTCGAGGCCCGTGGCAGCAAGCGTGTCACTGGCGCGCGCATCGCCGCTATTGATGTGAAAGCTCATAAAGTCACCAGCCCTGGCGAATGGCTGGACTGCGACCTGGTGGCCACTTCCGGCGGCTACAGCCCGGTGGTTCACCTGGCTTCGCACTTGGGCGGCAAACCGATCTGGCGTGAAGATATCCTCGGTTTCGTACCGGGCGAAGCACCGCAGAAGCGTGTGTGCGTGGGCGGCGTGAATGGCGTCTACAGCCTCGGCGATACCTTGGCCGATGGCTTCGAGGGCGGCGTGCGCGCAGCCAGCGAAGCCGGCTTCAAAGCGGTGGAGGGCGTGTTGCCTAAAGCCCTGAGCCGTCATGAAGAACCGACCTTGGCGCTGTTCCAGGTGCCACACGAAAAAACCACCGCACGGGCGCCGAAGCAATTCGTCGACCTGCAGAACGACGTCACCGCCGCCGCCATCGAACTCGCCACCCGCGAAGGCTTCGAGTCGGTGGAACACGTCAAGCGCTACACCGCACTGGGCTTCGGCACCGACCAGGGCAAGCTGGGCAACGTCAACGGCCTGGCCATCGCGGCCCGCTCGCTGAACGTGAGCATCCCGCAGATGGGCACCACCATGTTCCGTCCGAACTACACGCCGGTGACCTTCGGCGCAGTGGCCGGCCGGCACTGCGGGCACATCTTCGAACCGGTGCGCTTCACCGCGCTGCATGCCTGGCATGTGAAGAACGGTGCTGAATTCGAAGACGTCGGCCAATGGAAGCGCCCATGGTACTTCCCGAAAAACGGTGAAGACCTGCACGCTGCGGTCAAGCGCGAATGCAAGGCCGTGCGTGACAGCGTCGGCCTGCTGGACGCTTCGACCCTGGGCAAGATCGACATCCAGGGCCCGGATGCCCGCGAGTTCCTCAACCGCGTCTACACCAACGCTTGGACCAAGCTCGACGTGGGCAAGGCTCGCTACGGCCTGATGTGCAAGGAAGACGGCATGGTCTTCGACGACGGCGTAACGGCCTGTCTGGCGGACAACCACTTCCTGATGACCACCACCACGGGCGGAGCGGCACGTGTGCTGCAATGGCTGGAGATCTATCACCAGACCGAATGGCCGGACCTGAAGGTGTACTTCACCTCGGTCACCGACCACTGGGCGACCATGACCCTGTCGGGCCCCAACAGCCGCAAGCTGCTGAGCGAAGTCACCGACATCGACCTGGACAAGGACGCTTTCCCGTTCATGACCTGGAAGGAAGGCCAGGTGGGTGGCGTGCCAGCACGGGTGTTCCGGATCTCGTTCACCGGTGAACTGTCGTACGAAATCAACGTGCAGGCCGACTACGCCATGGGCGTGCTCGAGCAAATCGTCGAGGCCGGCAAGAAGTACAACCTGACCCCGTACGGCACCGAGACCATGCACGTACTGCGGGCCGAGAAGGGCTTCATCATCGTTGGCCAGGACACCGACAGCTCGATGACCCCGGACGACTTGAACATGGGCTGGTGCGTAGGCCGTACCAAACCGTTCTCGTGGATCGGCTGGCGTGGCATGAATCGCGAAGACTGTGTACGTGAGGACCGCAAGCAA
- a CDS encoding sarcosine oxidase subunit delta: protein MLHIFCPHCGELRSEEEFHASGQAHIPRPLDPNTCTDAEWGDYMFFRDNPRGLHHELWDHVAGCRQYFNATRDTVTYEILETYKIGQKPQFTDKADSPKAAAQALGEKV, encoded by the coding sequence ATGTTGCACATCTTCTGTCCTCACTGCGGCGAACTGCGCTCCGAAGAGGAATTCCATGCATCCGGCCAGGCGCATATCCCGCGTCCGCTGGATCCGAATACCTGCACCGACGCGGAGTGGGGCGATTACATGTTCTTCCGTGACAACCCACGCGGGTTGCACCATGAACTGTGGGACCACGTCGCCGGCTGCCGTCAGTATTTCAACGCGACCCGTGACACCGTGACCTACGAGATTCTCGAAACCTACAAGATCGGCCAAAAGCCGCAGTTCACCGACAAGGCTGACAGTCCGAAAGCGGCTGCACAGGCTCTGGGAGAGAAGGTATGA